The Thermocrinis ruber genomic sequence CAAGGGAAAAAAGGTGGGTAGCTTAGGACATCTATCCGCCTTTAGCTTTTATGCCTCAAAAAACGTGCCCATGGGAGAGGGAGGAGTTATAGCCACGGATGACGACAAGCTTGCCAAAGAGGTAAAAAAGTGGATAGACTTTGGGGAGCATCCCGCCTTTAATGTTAGGATAACTGAGTTTCAAGCTGCCCTGGGCTACATCCAGCTTAAATACTTGGACCAAAGGAACAAGAGAAGAAGGGAAATAGCCCAGAAATATAAAGAGCACATAAACTCTTCCTTTGTCCATCCTGCAGAAAGGGAAGGTGCCTACCACGTTTACCATCTTTACACCTTAAGGCACAAGGAAAGGGACCGCATTATAAAGTTTTTAAAGGAGAGGGGCATAGATGCCCGCGTTTACTATAGTTATCTTTTGAACGAGTTGAGAAATGCTGAACATCTACCGGTGGATAGGGCAAAGGTATTTAAAGAAGAGGTCTTCTCTATACCCGTCCATCCCTACCTTACGGATGAAGAGGTGGATTTTATAATAGAAACCCTCAAGGCTGTTGAGGTTCCTGTTTAGTAAGCTCTGAGCCCTTTATGTTGAGTATTACGATCTCTACCCTCCTGTTCTGAGCCCTGCCCTCTGGCGTGGCGTTGGAAGCTATTGGCCTAGTGTCTGCGTATCCGGACGCCTTCAATCTTTCAGGGTTAATACCCTTGGCTATAAAGTATCTAACTATGGAAGAAGCCCTTGCGGTTGAAAGCTCCCAATTGGAAGGAAACTTTTCGGTGGATATGGGTATGCTGTCTGTATGACCCTCCACCTCTACCGGGTTTGGTAAATCCTTCAATATTTCATAGAGTTTGTCTAATATAGGATAAGTCTCCCGTTTTAGCTCTGCACTGCCGGATGGAAAGAGGATCTTCTCCTGCAATATCAACCTAATACCTATAACTTCGTATGAGACTTTAAACTCACCCTCCAAACCCATCCGTTTTAGCATCTCCTCCAACTCCCTAATTTGTCTTTGGATCCTTCTTCCCTTCTCTGTAGGCTCGCTCCTTGGCACCACAGGTTGAGGCAATATCTGCTTTGGTAGGCTCTCCTGAAAGGGAACAAGTCGCATACCAAAGGCTTTGGCAAAGGCTTGAGCATACTCCAACGCCGCTTGCTTTCCCGCTTGAGCCATAGCAAAGAGAGCTATAAAAAGACAAAGCAGTAGTGTCAAAAAGTCTGCGTAAGGAATTGCCCACTTTTCGGAGACTTCTTCGGGGCACTTTTTCTTTTTTGCCACTACTTAACCTCCACAAAGGAGTTGAGGCGTTCTTCTATGAGCCTTGGGTTTTCGCCCCTCACCATCATCCTGCACGCGTCAACGATCATATACATCCTGGCAATCTCCTCTTTTGATTTGATCTTTATCTTTTTTGCTATGGGACCGAATATAAGGTAGGAAAAGGTTATTCCATAGACTGTTGCCACAAAGGCGGCGGATATACCATGGGCTAATTCCTGGGCATTGTCCAAACTTTTCAGGGCTTTCATAAGACCAAAGACTGCCCCCACAAGTCCAAAGGTGGGTGCACTCTCTGCGGAGTTCTTCCAATATTCAACCGCTATTTCAAAGTCTTCCTCCTTTTTAGCAATCTCCGCCTCCAAGCTTTCAACTAAAACGTGCTCTTCAACCCCCAACACCATAAGATCAATGGCCCTCTTCAAAAATGGGTCTCTTATTTCTTCTGCCTTGGTTTCCAAGGCTAACACGCCCTCCTTTCTTACAAGGTTGGCGAGCTCCACTAGCTGATTTTTTGTTTCCAAAAGTTCGTTGCCACCACCAGAAAAAGCCATCTTCAAACCTTGGATTATCAGAGAAAATTTGGATAAAGGAACTGTTATCAGGCTTGCAAAGAGCGTTGTAGGAACAACTATAACAAAGGCGGCTGGCTGGATCAAAAACAGAATGCTTGCACCCTTTAATACAGCACCTATTAATAGTGCAATAAGTCCCCCTACTATACCAACTATAGTAAGTATGTCCATGGTTAATTAGTATATCGTAAGAAGATTTAAATTTTTTAGCCCTATAATTTTGGTTTATAATTTTCCACAAGGAGGTTATTATGAAAAGACTCGTTCTCTTGTCCGCAATACTAAGCACTCTCTCTTTTGCCCAGCAGAAGTTTGCCTGCATAGACGCAAACAGGATACTTCAGGAATCGGAGACTGCCAAAAAGGCTCAAAGTGAGCTAAGGGAAAAAGTCCAATCTTACCAAAAGAGTCTTGATGAAAAAGCCAAGAAACTTGAAGAGTTGAAAAAGCAAATAGAAAGTAAGTCTATAAACCAAAAGGCAAGGGAAGAAAAGATAAGGGAGTATCAAAAGATAGAGTCAGAAGCCTTTGAGCTTCAGCAAAAGGCACAGAAGGAGTTGGCAGAGATGAAGGCAAAGCTTGAAGATGAACTCACGAAGAAAGTAAAGGACATAGCGCAGGATATATCAAAGAAAAATGGCTTTACCGGTGTTTTAGACTGTTCGGTTTTTGTATATAATGCTCCGGAGATAGATATAACCACAGAAGTTATAAAGAGGCTTGATGGGAAGTGAGCATTAGCAAAGAGCTTTTGGAAATTTTGGCTTGTCCTCTGTGTAAGGGTGATTTAAAGTGGGAGGGGAGTTTCTACGTCTTAATCTGTGAAAAGTGTGGAGTCTTTTACCAAGTAGTGGATGATATTCCTATACTTCTTCCTGATTCTGCAAAGCCTCTTTCAGAGCTTGGAAAAGTTCCTCCTCCGAGCGAACAACCTTAACGGAGGGTGGAAGAACGCGATCACCAAAGTGTATGTAATCCACCTTCTTTGTGTACTGCCTTTTAAAGCCTTCCACCATCTGATAGTCCGCCAAGCTATCTCCCACGTAAACTGCATAGTCTAGGTTCATCCTTTCCATGCAGAAGTTCAAAGCGTAAGGATTGGGCTTTCTGAGACTTGGCTGTTCTATGGTGTCATCGTCCACGACCACATCAAAAAACTCCCAAAGCTCAAACCTATCAAAGGCATCCTTTAGGTCCTGTCTTGGTCTTCCCGTTAAAACTCCAAGTGGAACCTTTAAATCCCTCAACTTTTTGAAAAAATCCCTGCTGAGAATGAGCCTCTCCATTTCTTTTAGCTTTTCATACTCTTGGTTAAAGACTTCAACAACCTCTTCCAAGCTTGCGGAACCACCAAAGGTCTTTATGACTTCCAGGGTAGCCAAGTAGTCGTTGTTAATGCCCTTTTTGAACTTTATCTCTCTGACCAAATCTATGTCCAGATACTTGCTTAAAAACCTTTCCGCAGTATTTTTTATAGCGTAATGGTAAGAATGGCTAACGTCTATTATCACACCATCCACATCAAAGATTAACCCTTTCCTCATCCTTTATTATGTTCTCCTGTGTTTTGGACAGCAAGAACTTGGCAAAGCTATTTGCTAAGAAGGTCATCTTACTATCATCTGGGAATACTATGTAATACCACCTTCTTGCGTTAAAACCTCTTATTTTTACCTCTACTATGTTGCCCTCCTGCAGGTCCTTTTCCAAAAGACCTTTCGACAGGAAGCTACAGCCATAGCCACATTTCACCATTCTGAGTATGGACCTTCCGCAGTTGATCTCAATCTTTATGTTTAATTTCTCAAAGATCACCCCCAACCTCTCCAGCTCCTCCTTAACCACCTTTCTGGTGCCAGAACTAACCTCTCTGAAGATAAGTTCTGTGGAATATAGGTCTTCTGGTTCTATTTCTCCCTCTTTGGCAAAAGGGTGGGAGGGATGGGTAAAGAAGATGATCTCGTCATAGAACCAACGAATGGCACGGAATTTTTCTGAGGGCTCCCTCTCTATTATTCCAATGTTTAGAATGCCAGAAGATAGCCCTTCCTCTATTTGTTGGGAGTTTTCCACAAAAGCCCTTATGTAAATGCCAGGCATTTGGGAATGGAACTCCACCAAAAGTTCTGGGACTTTATACTCGCTTAGAGTGGTGCTTATACCCACAAAGAGGCTGTCTTTGAAATCCTTTTTGATCTTTGCCATTTCCTCTAGCAGGTTCTCGTAGTCCTTTAGCAGTGCCTTGGCAAGTTCGTAAATCCGCTTTCCCTCTTCCGTTAGCACTATACGCCCACCCTGCCTCTGAAAGAGCTTGGCACCCACCATCTTTTCAAGGGACTTTATCTGTTGGGTAACTGCGGGTTGGGTGATGTAGAGCATCTCGGATGCCTTTGAGAAGCTCCCAAGGTCCGCAACCGCCACAAAGGTCTTCAATTTTGTTATATCAATCATCAGATTAAAATATAATACAAAATTATAACGAGTTTAAGTAGAACTTATTTTGAGGAATTCTTTTACAGACTTTTCTATGCTGTCTCTAAGATCTCTCAACGCCCTCAGGTCTGTTAGGTCCTTCACCTCTTCCAAAACCCAGTGTTCCCTTCTTTTGTGGTTTATATGGTAAGGGCACTGATCCCTTGCCTCGGAAGATAAGGTAATGAGTATGTCTAGCTTTTCGTAGGGCACAAGGGAACAATCAAGGGGTTCAAGGTCTTGGGTGGGGTAGCCTTTTTCAGAGAGTACATCAAGGACTGCCTGGGGAACTTCCCTTTCTGTCTGCACACCCGCAGAATAGACTTCTATGTTCAAAAGGGCAATGCGCGAAAGTTTTGTAAATATGGACTTTGCCATTGCAGCCCTTACATTACCTCTGGTAGATACAAAACACAGTTTCATGAGGCTGTTCTAAAAATATAAACCCATTGACACAAAAAGGTATTTCCTCTAAAATCTAACCCTGATGTTTGTTAGCCTTCAATTCAAGCTTGAACTGAAAAGAGAAGACAAAGAAAAACTCATCCAGCTAATGCGTAAGCAATCCTCCGCTATCCGAGTAGCATACAATATGCTAAAGGAGCTGGGAAAAGAGAAAACAAAAAATCCACATTCTCAAATCTACCAAAGACTGAGACAGTTATTCCCTGACCTACCTACCAAATACATTGACTCAGCAATATACAAAGCTAAACAATATCCCACAGACAAATCAGTTGTCTTTGGAGGCAAAAGACTTTTTGAAAAGCTTTGTAAAAATCACCTTACAGGAAAATTGAGAGAAAGACTTAAAAAGCAGTGGAGAGAACTAAGACAAGGAACATTGATCAGCATAGGTTCAAGACATGAAACAGTAAAGGGCAATCTACTACTCAGGTTTATAGAACTGGATGGGGAACTACATCTAAGAATTACCACAGGAAATAGGGAGTTCATCTATGCCAAAGTGTTAAGGGAACCAAGCAATAGTAAAGACAAGTGGATAACCTTTATGGCTATGCTTTTGGAAAGCTGGCAAACAAAAAACTACTTTGCCTACACAGTAGAACTAAAGCTAAGAGATGGAGAAGTCTATGGAAATGTATCCTTTGAAATCCCAACACCTAAAGTGAAATACACAAAAGAAAATGGAGTAATAGCCATAGATACAAACGCATCACCCATCCACTTAGCCATAGCTGAAGTTTCAAAGACTGGAGAACTACTAAGCTATCAGACTATTAGCCTACATCACCTTTTAGGACTTTCCAAAAACGCCAAGGACCATCAGGAGTGGATATTAGCCCACAAGATAGTGGATTTGGCTATTGAGAAAGGCAAAGCTATAGCAGTGGAAAATCTAAAGAAACTCAAAAAGGGAACCCGTGGAGATGGGAAAGCTAAGCTACGAAAAAGACTTCACAAATGGAACGCTAAAAAGCTTTTGCAAAAGATTAAGAGGGTTGCGATGTTAAAGGGAGTGGAAGTAGTAGAGGTCAATCCCGCCCATACATCAATCATAGGCATGCTAAAGTATGCACCGCAGTTAAGCATAGATAAAGACATAGCTGGTGCTTATGTGATAGGGAGAAGGGCACTGGGATTTAAAGAGGACATGCCTGAGAATTACGAAAGACTACTAAAAGATAAAGCATATTTGGAATTTGCCCTAAAGAGGTATGAAGAGAGAGAAAAGGAACTTAGAGAACTTATAGAGAAGGAAACTAACGAATACAAGGGGAATGCCTTAGAAAGCGAGCTAAGGAGTGTAGAGAATGCAAAAAAGCTATTAACTAATTTCCTACAAAGCCTTCAGAGCGAACCAAGTTCTTGTGAGGGAGCCAATGGAAGGAATCCCGAACAGGGAAGAGGTGATAAAGCCTCTTCTGTAGCTTGGCAAGTTCTGAAGGTAGCCCTCCTCTTCCCTATCCTTGGAAGGGTCTTACCAAGAGACCTTTCTCCTCTGAAGCCCATACTGGTGGAAGGGGCGTGGGATAGGGTGAGGAGTAGGTTAGTCCCTCTAGAGGTTGGAGGGGCGTCCCGATGAGGGATTTTTTAGAACAGCCTCTAGGCTTGGTTATAATTTTACCATTATGTTAGAACTTTTGACCGAGAGGTTTAGCAAAGCTTTTGCTAAAGTAGAAAACAGCCGAAAGCTAACGGAAAAGCAAATAAACGACTTCTTAAGGGAGATAAGGTCTGCCCTTTTGGAAAGTGATGCGGATTACGATGTGGTAAAGGATTTTCTGAAGAGGGTGAGGGAAAAGGCACTACAGGAGGACATTACCAAGAAGGTCTCACCTTTTGAACACCTGCTTTTGACCGTTTATGAGGAGTTGGTTAAGGTTTTAGGAGAGACGGTATCCGAGTTAAAAAAGGGGACCGTTCTCTTTGTGGGTCTTCAGGGAACGGGAAAGACAACCACTATAGGAAAGCTGGCAAAATATCTAAAAGACAAGGGCTTTAAGGTGGCGGTATCCTCCACCGATGTTAGGCGTCCCGCTGCCATGCTCCAGCTCCAGAGGTTGGCGGAAAAGGTAGGAGTTCCATACTATCACTTTGATGAAGGACTCTCTGCCCTTGAGATAGCCAAAAGGTCTCAGGCAAAGGCAAAGGAAGATGGTGTGGATTACCTTCTTTTGGACACTGCGGGAAGGTTACATATAGATGAGGAGCTAATGGAAGAGCTCAGTAGCATAAAATCTGCAGTGTCTCCTTCGGAAGTGCTTTACGTAGCGGACGCTATGCAAGGACAAGAAGCCCTTAGAATTGCCAAGGTTTTCCACGAAAAGATTGGACTTACGGGTGCGGTGCTAACCAAGATGGACGGAGACGCAAGGGGAGGTGTTGCCTTCTCTTTGAGGTCTGCCCTTGGCATACCCATAAAGTTCGTGGGTGTGGGAGAAAAGTTAGAGGACATAGAACCCTTCTATCCGGACAGAATAGCTCAAAGGATTATGGGGCTTGGAGATATCCAAAGCCTTATAGAAAAGGCACAGCAGGCTATACCGGAGGATGAGGCGCAGGTGCTTGCCACCAAAGTTCTAACGGGCAGTTTTGACTTGGAGGACCTTTTAAAACAGCTTGAGTTTATGGAAAAAATGGGACCCCTTGATAAACTCCTTGGAATGATCCCCGGTCTTT encodes the following:
- a CDS encoding DegT/DnrJ/EryC1/StrS family aminotransferase, with the protein product MINIIEPRFFEEEEEAILSILRSRKITRGEWTKAFEEAFAKYLGVKHAFTVCSGTVALFIALKALGVEGQKVVVPAMSFMATIDAVYLAGGVPVVVDVDEYYTIDPNQLEDAVKKYNPKVVIPVHLYGQPADMDAIMGLSEKYGFYVLEDSAQAHGAEFKGKKVGSLGHLSAFSFYASKNVPMGEGGVIATDDDKLAKEVKKWIDFGEHPAFNVRITEFQAALGYIQLKYLDQRNKRRREIAQKYKEHINSSFVHPAEREGAYHVYHLYTLRHKERDRIIKFLKERGIDARVYYSYLLNELRNAEHLPVDRAKVFKEEVFSIPVHPYLTDEEVDFIIETLKAVEVPV
- a CDS encoding OmpA/MotB family protein, whose amino-acid sequence is MAKKKKCPEEVSEKWAIPYADFLTLLLCLFIALFAMAQAGKQAALEYAQAFAKAFGMRLVPFQESLPKQILPQPVVPRSEPTEKGRRIQRQIRELEEMLKRMGLEGEFKVSYEVIGIRLILQEKILFPSGSAELKRETYPILDKLYEILKDLPNPVEVEGHTDSIPISTEKFPSNWELSTARASSIVRYFIAKGINPERLKASGYADTRPIASNATPEGRAQNRRVEIVILNIKGSELTKQEPQQP
- a CDS encoding motility protein A; the encoded protein is MDILTIVGIVGGLIALLIGAVLKGASILFLIQPAAFVIVVPTTLFASLITVPLSKFSLIIQGLKMAFSGGGNELLETKNQLVELANLVRKEGVLALETKAEEIRDPFLKRAIDLMVLGVEEHVLVESLEAEIAKKEEDFEIAVEYWKNSAESAPTFGLVGAVFGLMKALKSLDNAQELAHGISAAFVATVYGITFSYLIFGPIAKKIKIKSKEEIARMYMIVDACRMMVRGENPRLIEERLNSFVEVK
- a CDS encoding OmpH family outer membrane protein, which produces MKRLVLLSAILSTLSFAQQKFACIDANRILQESETAKKAQSELREKVQSYQKSLDEKAKKLEELKKQIESKSINQKAREEKIREYQKIESEAFELQQKAQKELAEMKAKLEDELTKKVKDIAQDISKKNGFTGVLDCSVFVYNAPEIDITTEVIKRLDGK
- a CDS encoding Trm112 family protein, which translates into the protein MSISKELLEILACPLCKGDLKWEGSFYVLICEKCGVFYQVVDDIPILLPDSAKPLSELGKVPPPSEQP
- a CDS encoding HAD family hydrolase; this encodes MRKGLIFDVDGVIIDVSHSYHYAIKNTAERFLSKYLDIDLVREIKFKKGINNDYLATLEVIKTFGGSASLEEVVEVFNQEYEKLKEMERLILSRDFFKKLRDLKVPLGVLTGRPRQDLKDAFDRFELWEFFDVVVDDDTIEQPSLRKPNPYALNFCMERMNLDYAVYVGDSLADYQMVEGFKRQYTKKVDYIHFGDRVLPPSVKVVRSEEELFQALKEALQNQEEV
- a CDS encoding LysR family transcriptional regulator: MIDITKLKTFVAVADLGSFSKASEMLYITQPAVTQQIKSLEKMVGAKLFQRQGGRIVLTEEGKRIYELAKALLKDYENLLEEMAKIKKDFKDSLFVGISTTLSEYKVPELLVEFHSQMPGIYIRAFVENSQQIEEGLSSGILNIGIIEREPSEKFRAIRWFYDEIIFFTHPSHPFAKEGEIEPEDLYSTELIFREVSSGTRKVVKEELERLGVIFEKLNIKIEINCGRSILRMVKCGYGCSFLSKGLLEKDLQEGNIVEVKIRGFNARRWYYIVFPDDSKMTFLANSFAKFLLSKTQENIIKDEERVNL
- a CDS encoding low molecular weight phosphatase family protein, with the protein product MKLCFVSTRGNVRAAMAKSIFTKLSRIALLNIEVYSAGVQTEREVPQAVLDVLSEKGYPTQDLEPLDCSLVPYEKLDILITLSSEARDQCPYHINHKRREHWVLEEVKDLTDLRALRDLRDSIEKSVKEFLKISST
- a CDS encoding IS200/IS605 family accessory protein TnpB-related protein, producing MFVSLQFKLELKREDKEKLIQLMRKQSSAIRVAYNMLKELGKEKTKNPHSQIYQRLRQLFPDLPTKYIDSAIYKAKQYPTDKSVVFGGKRLFEKLCKNHLTGKLRERLKKQWRELRQGTLISIGSRHETVKGNLLLRFIELDGELHLRITTGNREFIYAKVLREPSNSKDKWITFMAMLLESWQTKNYFAYTVELKLRDGEVYGNVSFEIPTPKVKYTKENGVIAIDTNASPIHLAIAEVSKTGELLSYQTISLHHLLGLSKNAKDHQEWILAHKIVDLAIEKGKAIAVENLKKLKKGTRGDGKAKLRKRLHKWNAKKLLQKIKRVAMLKGVEVVEVNPAHTSIIGMLKYAPQLSIDKDIAGAYVIGRRALGFKEDMPENYERLLKDKAYLEFALKRYEEREKELRELIEKETNEYKGNALESELRSVENAKKLLTNFLQSLQSEPSSCEGANGRNPEQGRGDKASSVAWQVLKVALLFPILGRVLPRDLSPLKPILVEGAWDRVRSRLVPLEVGGASR
- the ffh gene encoding signal recognition particle protein; protein product: MLELLTERFSKAFAKVENSRKLTEKQINDFLREIRSALLESDADYDVVKDFLKRVREKALQEDITKKVSPFEHLLLTVYEELVKVLGETVSELKKGTVLFVGLQGTGKTTTIGKLAKYLKDKGFKVAVSSTDVRRPAAMLQLQRLAEKVGVPYYHFDEGLSALEIAKRSQAKAKEDGVDYLLLDTAGRLHIDEELMEELSSIKSAVSPSEVLYVADAMQGQEALRIAKVFHEKIGLTGAVLTKMDGDARGGVAFSLRSALGIPIKFVGVGEKLEDIEPFYPDRIAQRIMGLGDIQSLIEKAQQAIPEDEAQVLATKVLTGSFDLEDLLKQLEFMEKMGPLDKLLGMIPGLSAQLKNLKIDEKIIKKKKAIIQSMTKEERRNPLIINMSRKQRIAKGSGTTISDVNKLLKEYEEMKKLMKKLKNAKGPIGIPRLPFRI